The Polyangiaceae bacterium genome window below encodes:
- a CDS encoding DUF1330 domain-containing protein → MIHLTQLVYVHPGKEDVFHQFEDVAIPLIAKHYGELLLRIRPNADSIVASHIEVPYEIHIVRFPSDEDFASFAQDEERRRFLHLKNESIRSALLIKGTTGER, encoded by the coding sequence ATGATTCACCTGACCCAGCTCGTGTACGTGCACCCAGGCAAAGAGGACGTCTTTCACCAATTCGAAGACGTCGCCATTCCGCTGATCGCCAAGCACTACGGTGAGCTTCTCTTGCGAATTCGGCCGAACGCCGACAGCATCGTCGCAAGTCACATCGAGGTGCCTTACGAAATCCATATCGTCCGCTTTCCGAGTGACGAGGATTTCGCGAGCTTCGCGCAAGACGAGGAGCGACGGCGATTTCTCCACCTGAAGAATGAATCGATTCGCTCAGCGCTCCTGATCAAGGGTACGACGGGCGAACGCTGA
- a CDS encoding PAS domain-containing protein codes for MVDYEQENVVLRKRVADLEERLARQEAVGADERRFAAEKQSTRMAKMLQTLLDNLDLVVWAIDERGVCIFHDGKGTDATSMPRGSLMGQNLLELFPDTAGLRRALAGTPQHDISTTENVTWETWYVPVRDRDGDPWNVIGLTLNITEAHQAKAELESKLALIERQQAVIADLETPIIQVWDRILTLPMVGMVDSRRAARVTDDLLNQVSRTHALFAILDLTGVEVVDTATAGHMLNIISAVRLLGAEGIITGIRPNIAQTIISLGVDLSRVRTLATLRDGLAFAIRRLSERESATSVPIFQAGP; via the coding sequence ATGGTGGACTATGAGCAGGAGAATGTGGTCTTGCGCAAGCGGGTCGCCGATTTGGAGGAGCGCCTAGCAAGGCAAGAAGCTGTCGGAGCGGACGAGCGGCGGTTTGCTGCTGAAAAGCAATCGACACGCATGGCGAAGATGTTGCAAACCCTCCTCGATAACCTCGACCTGGTCGTTTGGGCCATCGACGAGAGAGGTGTATGCATCTTCCACGATGGGAAAGGTACCGACGCCACCAGCATGCCTCGGGGGTCGCTCATGGGGCAGAACTTGCTCGAACTTTTCCCGGACACGGCGGGGCTCCGACGTGCGCTCGCAGGCACACCACAGCACGATATCAGCACCACCGAAAACGTTACCTGGGAAACCTGGTATGTGCCGGTGCGGGATCGTGACGGCGATCCGTGGAACGTGATCGGGCTTACGCTCAATATCACGGAGGCACATCAGGCGAAAGCAGAGCTCGAGTCGAAGCTTGCATTGATCGAAAGGCAGCAAGCCGTCATCGCGGACTTGGAGACTCCAATCATTCAAGTGTGGGATCGCATTTTGACGCTGCCGATGGTGGGGATGGTCGATAGCCGACGGGCCGCGCGAGTGACCGACGATCTACTCAATCAAGTATCGCGAACGCATGCGCTCTTTGCGATTCTCGATTTGACCGGCGTCGAAGTCGTCGATACGGCGACGGCGGGTCATATGTTGAATATCATTTCGGCCGTACGTCTTCTCGGGGCCGAAGGGATCATCACGGGAATTCGGCCGAACATCGCGCAGACGATCATTTCGCTCGGCGTCGACCTCTCGCGCGTGCGCACGCTCGCGACATTGCGCGATGGCCTTGCGTTCGCCATTCGAAGGCTCTCCGAACGCGAGTCTGCGACGAGCGTCCCCATTTTTCAGGCGGGCCCATAA
- a CDS encoding glutathione S-transferase family protein, which yields MLTILSFPGWGSAIVEACAELTGLSYQTEDVDPSVEGPAKDRLQKLNPLLQLPTVVLDDGSVLTESAAIAFYMADLAPGTNIVPAPGDAARPAFLRWLVFFVAAVYPTFTYGDVPERFVTSEDARKELRASTDALRNKHFQLLESVAKGPFFLGDRLSVLDVYVWVMVHWRPGRAWFEQHTPKLAAIARSLDADPRLAKVKARNFP from the coding sequence ATGTTGACGATCCTGAGTTTTCCCGGGTGGGGTTCTGCCATCGTCGAAGCATGCGCGGAGCTCACTGGTTTGTCCTACCAAACAGAAGACGTGGACCCGAGCGTCGAGGGTCCTGCGAAAGACAGACTGCAAAAGCTCAACCCGCTCTTGCAACTGCCCACGGTCGTTCTCGACGATGGGTCCGTGCTGACGGAGAGCGCTGCAATTGCGTTTTACATGGCGGACCTCGCGCCCGGGACGAACATCGTACCGGCCCCCGGAGACGCTGCACGGCCCGCTTTTTTGCGGTGGCTCGTGTTTTTCGTGGCGGCCGTTTACCCAACGTTCACGTACGGCGACGTGCCAGAACGGTTCGTCACCAGCGAAGACGCTCGGAAGGAGCTTCGCGCGAGCACCGATGCATTACGAAACAAGCATTTTCAGTTGCTGGAATCGGTTGCGAAGGGCCCGTTTTTCCTGGGCGATCGGCTTTCGGTTCTCGATGTGTACGTTTGGGTCATGGTGCATTGGCGCCCCGGGAGAGCGTGGTTCGAGCAACACACGCCAAAGCTTGCCGCCATCGCGCGTTCGCTCGACGCCGACCCGCGCCTTGCGAAAGTAAAGGCGCGCAACTTCCCTTGA
- a CDS encoding AAA family ATPase: MRLSFNTAGPCIPGEHYMVPPGRRLGEVLELIDERKFFTLTAGRQTGKTTSAQWLVQHLNGTGKWCAMHVDVQNARDTDSPFHAFKIIRENLDHAVQRDLPDVGVPRATARKLNPSRSFLLRYLRDVAARAPHPVVILFDEVDSLIGKAMVTFLTQLRLGYIDRARTPFPASVVLIGQRQVRDYAVSKRDQRALSWLGTCSPFNITAEPKTIAPFTEPDVQELLEQHTTATGQRFEAEAVARIYELGQGHPWLTNAMADQIVRRDVQDRSVAITATHVDAAKETIILERRSHIDSLVAKLREDRVRRIIGPMIAGSMPDGSLLDDDLAYVLGLGLVRTQGRGGGLEIANPIYREVIPRALTHATQITIVVNPPSYVRKDGSLDIGKLMADWQAFWRKDGHLAAEGFGYRESGPHLMLMAFLQRIVNGGGRIEREYGLGRGALDLLVCWKDEQHAIELKIRRDTETETEALDQVAGYLDRLGLGDGWLVMFDLRKEIAWQDKHFVREIEHAGKQIRIVGC, translated from the coding sequence ATGAGGCTCTCGTTCAACACGGCAGGTCCTTGCATCCCCGGCGAGCATTACATGGTGCCGCCTGGGCGGCGGCTCGGCGAGGTTCTCGAGCTCATCGACGAACGCAAGTTCTTCACGCTCACGGCAGGCCGGCAGACGGGCAAAACGACGAGCGCCCAGTGGCTCGTGCAGCACCTCAACGGTACGGGAAAGTGGTGCGCGATGCACGTCGACGTGCAGAACGCGCGCGACACGGATTCGCCGTTTCATGCGTTCAAGATCATCCGCGAAAACCTCGATCACGCTGTGCAGCGGGACCTTCCCGATGTCGGAGTGCCACGTGCGACGGCGCGAAAGCTCAATCCCTCCCGCAGCTTTCTTCTGCGCTACCTGCGCGACGTGGCTGCTCGAGCGCCGCATCCGGTCGTCATCCTGTTCGATGAGGTCGATTCGCTCATCGGCAAGGCCATGGTTACTTTCCTTACTCAGCTTCGGCTGGGATACATCGATCGGGCGCGAACGCCATTTCCCGCGAGCGTGGTGCTCATCGGCCAGCGCCAAGTGCGTGACTACGCCGTGAGCAAACGCGACCAGAGGGCGCTTTCGTGGCTGGGAACGTGCTCGCCGTTCAACATCACGGCGGAACCGAAGACGATTGCGCCGTTCACCGAGCCCGACGTGCAAGAGCTGCTCGAACAGCATACGACAGCAACGGGGCAACGTTTCGAGGCGGAGGCGGTGGCGCGCATTTACGAATTGGGGCAGGGGCATCCGTGGCTGACGAATGCAATGGCGGACCAGATCGTACGGCGGGACGTGCAGGACAGGAGCGTCGCGATTACGGCGACGCACGTGGACGCTGCGAAAGAGACGATCATCCTCGAGAGGCGGAGTCACATCGATTCGCTCGTGGCGAAGTTGCGCGAGGACCGGGTGCGGCGAATCATCGGGCCGATGATCGCAGGGTCGATGCCAGATGGCAGCTTGCTCGATGACGACCTTGCGTATGTGCTTGGTTTGGGTCTCGTGCGTACGCAGGGGCGTGGAGGCGGTCTCGAGATTGCCAACCCGATTTATCGTGAGGTGATCCCGCGCGCGCTAACGCATGCAACACAAATAACCATCGTTGTAAATCCGCCTTCGTATGTCCGCAAGGACGGATCGCTCGACATAGGCAAGCTCATGGCCGACTGGCAGGCGTTTTGGCGCAAGGATGGCCATCTCGCTGCCGAGGGGTTCGGCTATCGCGAATCCGGGCCACATTTGATGCTGATGGCGTTTTTGCAACGAATCGTCAATGGAGGCGGGCGCATCGAGCGCGAATATGGTCTTGGTCGCGGGGCGCTCGATTTGCTGGTCTGCTGGAAAGACGAGCAGCACGCCATCGAATTGAAGATTCGACGTGACACGGAAACCGAAACCGAAGCGCTCGACCAGGTTGCCGGATACCTCGACCGCCTCGGGCTCGGCGATGGCTGGCTCGTCATGTTCGACCTGCGCAAAGAGATTGCTTGGCAAGACAAACACTTCGTGCGCGAGATCGAGCACGCCGGCAAGCAAATTCGGATCGTGGGGTGCTGA
- a CDS encoding PQQ-binding-like beta-propeller repeat protein has protein sequence MNLRTIFSAFGMTTILAVAGDAEATSFEPRDDMALVALDARTGERLWTHYPEKLSQATTELYPDHLVVHGRVDTTTSSKEFTIGLDPAKGTFISDPTPMGAPLAVSDTFGQPEVRLDNGWKLSFDPGNDEKLDFVDGQGNVVWTIQAGGFPEHVTSWHDTVFWEMSYPEETVVYAYEASATMPKWTFDPKALVNVTDEPTHRLHIKVFGDDFYVGLHEHLFLLDPATGMVKRQWNLSALTGVPFVSNTVLDEAFFHGGLEMATLSGNAETLVLGFEGQIIALDRPSGDLLWHADSHTVPYDPYPMLHDKLVVVTAHENLAGPRPPAPPPPALDPSGCSLAGVSSESTGGGSALLILGFVGLFGLMRRSESIRSMRARRHG, from the coding sequence ATGAACTTGCGCACGATCTTTTCCGCTTTTGGTATGACGACGATACTGGCAGTTGCAGGCGACGCGGAGGCAACTTCGTTTGAGCCTCGGGACGACATGGCCCTGGTGGCGCTCGATGCGCGCACGGGAGAGCGACTTTGGACGCATTACCCGGAAAAACTCAGTCAAGCGACGACCGAGCTTTATCCGGATCACCTGGTCGTGCACGGACGCGTCGATACTACCACTTCGTCAAAAGAGTTTACCATCGGGCTCGATCCGGCAAAAGGTACGTTCATCAGTGATCCCACACCGATGGGCGCTCCCCTTGCCGTATCCGACACATTCGGGCAGCCGGAAGTGCGCCTCGACAACGGTTGGAAGCTTTCCTTCGATCCGGGTAATGACGAGAAACTCGATTTCGTCGACGGTCAAGGTAACGTCGTGTGGACCATTCAAGCCGGCGGGTTTCCGGAACACGTGACGTCGTGGCATGATACCGTGTTTTGGGAAATGAGTTATCCCGAAGAAACGGTCGTGTACGCGTACGAAGCTTCAGCGACGATGCCGAAGTGGACGTTCGATCCGAAAGCGCTGGTCAACGTCACGGATGAGCCGACGCATCGTCTTCATATCAAAGTTTTTGGTGATGATTTTTATGTGGGTTTGCACGAGCATTTGTTTTTGCTCGACCCAGCGACGGGCATGGTAAAAAGGCAATGGAACTTGTCGGCGCTCACGGGCGTTCCATTCGTGAGCAACACCGTATTGGATGAGGCTTTTTTCCATGGAGGGCTCGAAATGGCGACCCTTTCGGGAAATGCCGAGACGCTCGTGCTTGGTTTTGAAGGGCAAATCATCGCGCTCGATAGGCCGAGCGGCGATTTGTTGTGGCATGCTGATTCGCATACGGTTCCGTACGATCCGTATCCAATGCTGCACGACAAACTCGTCGTCGTGACGGCGCACGAAAACCTGGCCGGACCGCGTCCACCTGCGCCGCCGCCACCTGCGCTCGATCCCAGCGGGTGCTCGCTGGCTGGGGTATCGAGCGAATCGACGGGTGGTGGGAGTGCGCTGCTGATTCTGGGATTCGTGGGATTGTTCGGGCTGATGAGGCGATCGGAATCGATCCGCTCTATGCGAGCTCGGCGTCACGGCTAG
- a CDS encoding TonB-dependent receptor plug domain-containing protein encodes MGPRRVRISGPGYAPETRDIVVRQGGQVDLGIIDLVPQREVTAVSRYAERIDDAPSSVTVIDGREIAAFGYPTIAESLRGVRGLALSNDRVYASVSVRGIGQPNDYGSRVLVMSDGQALNDNLLNSSYIGSDGRGDLGDVERIEVVRGPGSLLYGAGAFAGVVNLVTRGRDAPNSVHVGIGSYDNAVLRGRGGFQWKFGQDKGVWASGWGAQSDGFDVEVPLTGDPLPTRVRNVERFQSGGTAGRLYLGPATMQWFVHHRTQSSPVGAYATEVSNTRNSFADTRMMVEARFEPKISNSVQLLLRAHANRYVYDGTYAFAGGLDNVEQLSGSWLGAEARVVFAPGPRFRLTVGGEGQWHPEATLSGTERSPGQPDSRYMNERRPYQFAAGYALAEGNVLSWLRLSGGVRVDVYSTFGAVVVPRGAAIIKPSKSGTLKIMGGRAFRAPSIYEQLYNDNGQSHEKALTLDAEKIVSGEIEYTHRFLEDWVALGAIHGSVADDIIETEPVPGKTTVRYANQDKRILVLGADAELRREWRKGWMLAATYGYQRARYLETPAGDVQVPNVPEHLGSLKFVVPILPTIALAGMRATVEAPRLLSNGDSTPTGVVADLTMSGEMKSFGLRYVVGLYNLTDRRYAVPVTGTFPSRTMPQNGRTFLVDLTGTFP; translated from the coding sequence GTGGGGCCGCGGCGCGTGCGCATCAGCGGGCCGGGATATGCGCCGGAAACGCGAGACATCGTGGTGCGTCAGGGCGGCCAGGTGGATTTGGGCATCATCGATTTGGTGCCGCAACGCGAAGTGACGGCGGTGTCGCGTTATGCCGAACGTATCGACGATGCGCCGAGCTCCGTGACGGTGATCGACGGCCGCGAAATTGCAGCATTCGGGTATCCAACGATTGCGGAATCGCTCCGCGGGGTGCGAGGTTTGGCATTGTCGAACGATCGCGTCTATGCATCGGTATCCGTGCGAGGCATTGGGCAGCCCAACGATTATGGCAGCCGCGTGCTCGTGATGTCGGACGGTCAAGCGCTCAACGACAACTTGCTGAACAGCTCGTACATCGGTTCCGACGGTCGAGGGGACTTGGGTGACGTCGAGCGAATCGAAGTGGTACGAGGTCCGGGGTCGTTGCTTTATGGAGCAGGCGCGTTTGCGGGCGTGGTGAACTTGGTGACGCGCGGGCGGGATGCGCCGAACAGCGTGCACGTGGGCATTGGCAGCTACGACAATGCGGTGTTGCGAGGTCGTGGTGGTTTTCAATGGAAGTTCGGGCAGGACAAGGGCGTTTGGGCGAGCGGCTGGGGCGCTCAGTCGGATGGTTTCGACGTGGAAGTGCCGCTGACGGGCGATCCATTGCCGACGCGCGTGCGCAATGTCGAACGATTTCAATCGGGTGGTACGGCGGGCCGGTTGTATTTGGGTCCGGCGACGATGCAATGGTTCGTGCATCATCGCACGCAATCGAGCCCCGTGGGTGCATATGCGACCGAAGTGAGCAACACGCGCAACTCATTTGCCGACACGCGGATGATGGTCGAAGCTCGGTTCGAGCCAAAAATATCGAATTCGGTGCAGCTTCTCCTGCGGGCGCATGCAAACAGGTACGTCTACGATGGGACGTACGCTTTCGCGGGCGGTCTCGATAACGTCGAACAACTCTCCGGATCGTGGCTCGGTGCCGAAGCGCGGGTCGTTTTCGCGCCGGGGCCTCGATTTCGTCTCACGGTGGGCGGCGAAGGACAGTGGCATCCCGAAGCAACGTTATCGGGCACCGAGCGTTCGCCGGGTCAGCCCGATTCGCGCTACATGAACGAGCGCCGGCCGTATCAATTTGCGGCAGGGTATGCGCTTGCCGAGGGCAATGTGCTGTCGTGGCTGCGGCTGAGTGGCGGCGTGCGTGTGGACGTGTACAGCACATTCGGCGCGGTCGTCGTTCCACGGGGAGCTGCCATCATCAAGCCTTCCAAGAGCGGCACGTTGAAGATCATGGGAGGTCGCGCATTTCGAGCGCCCAGCATTTACGAGCAGCTTTACAACGACAACGGTCAATCGCACGAAAAAGCGCTCACGCTGGACGCCGAAAAGATCGTATCGGGCGAAATCGAATACACGCATCGTTTCCTCGAAGATTGGGTGGCTCTTGGTGCCATTCACGGGAGCGTCGCGGACGACATCATCGAGACCGAGCCTGTACCTGGTAAAACGACCGTGCGGTATGCAAACCAGGACAAACGAATTTTGGTGCTTGGTGCGGACGCGGAACTGCGGCGTGAATGGCGCAAGGGCTGGATGCTTGCAGCGACGTACGGTTATCAACGCGCCCGGTATCTCGAAACGCCAGCGGGCGACGTGCAAGTACCCAACGTGCCCGAGCATCTCGGGAGCTTGAAGTTCGTGGTTCCGATTTTGCCGACGATTGCATTGGCTGGTATGCGAGCGACCGTGGAAGCCCCGCGATTGCTCTCGAATGGTGATAGCACGCCGACAGGGGTCGTGGCAGACTTGACGATGTCCGGCGAAATGAAGTCATTCGGGCTTCGTTATGTCGTTGGTCTGTACAACCTGACGGATCGTCGCTATGCGGTTCCGGTGACGGGCACGTTTCCAAGTCGTACCATGCCGCAAAATGGGCGCACGTTCTTGGTGGACTTGACGGGCACGTTTCCATGA
- a CDS encoding serine/threonine protein kinase yields MNDARDACNADRDPITSILAPLMEELIGGRYRTEEKLGAGGMGTVYAATDTVTGARVAVKVVAAQVAENEVLLSRFEREVRAVRALETPHVVRMFDAGRDAFSELPFFVMEVLDGDDVAHVVKRLRPLRPDLVLRIGAQACSGLEVAHAARIVHRDIKPSNLFLAKGPSPGERTVKILDFGIAKLVPEQGSSAGAGELTSLTETGSMLGSPLYMAPEQARGHKNIDARADIWSLGVVLYQGLTGRTPHPYTDALGELIIAICTEPAERVEKFAPWVPKAVADVVHRALEINPAARFQTMAEMRAALVSLLPGGSSIHESMIVTMPESERVALPEAATNAASGGSDGTGMGGRTISDLPTAHWAGASSGAMQLGPVTTAGARGSTTVVAKRAHTGILVASVVAFAALGGVAAFLLFGGAATPKEPDKPAVAAQSAAVVVPTRVVRVGIEPAGAEVSVDGRAAALQDGAITIEGTLGSSHVVRVSADGRTETKEVIIAEQGASPDRVVVGPATTAASATAPVGPVKKGTLAPRTTATSKPQPPPPGEIYLGR; encoded by the coding sequence TTGAACGATGCTCGTGACGCTTGCAACGCCGATCGGGATCCCATAACGTCGATCCTCGCGCCGCTCATGGAAGAACTGATCGGAGGACGATACCGCACCGAAGAGAAGTTGGGTGCGGGGGGAATGGGCACCGTGTATGCCGCTACGGACACGGTGACGGGGGCTCGTGTCGCCGTGAAAGTGGTGGCGGCACAAGTGGCGGAAAACGAAGTGCTGCTGAGCCGGTTCGAACGCGAAGTGCGCGCGGTGCGGGCGCTGGAAACGCCGCATGTGGTGCGCATGTTCGATGCGGGGCGCGACGCGTTTTCAGAGCTGCCGTTCTTCGTGATGGAAGTGCTGGACGGCGACGACGTGGCGCACGTGGTCAAACGGCTGCGGCCGCTTCGTCCAGACTTGGTGCTGCGCATCGGAGCGCAAGCGTGCTCGGGGCTGGAAGTGGCGCACGCGGCGCGTATCGTGCATCGAGACATCAAGCCGTCGAATCTGTTTCTGGCGAAAGGTCCGTCACCGGGTGAACGCACGGTCAAGATCTTGGATTTCGGCATTGCGAAGCTGGTGCCGGAGCAAGGTTCGTCGGCGGGGGCAGGGGAGCTGACGAGTTTGACCGAGACGGGGAGCATGTTGGGGTCGCCTTTGTACATGGCGCCAGAACAAGCTCGCGGGCACAAAAACATCGATGCTCGCGCGGACATTTGGTCGCTGGGTGTGGTGCTTTATCAGGGGCTGACGGGGCGGACGCCGCACCCGTACACGGATGCGCTGGGGGAGCTGATCATCGCGATATGCACGGAACCGGCCGAACGGGTGGAAAAATTCGCGCCGTGGGTGCCGAAAGCCGTGGCGGACGTGGTGCATCGAGCGCTGGAGATCAACCCGGCAGCGCGGTTTCAAACGATGGCCGAGATGCGGGCAGCTCTGGTTTCGCTGTTGCCGGGGGGCTCGAGCATTCATGAAAGCATGATCGTGACGATGCCGGAATCCGAGCGGGTCGCGCTTCCGGAGGCCGCGACAAACGCTGCATCGGGGGGCTCGGATGGCACGGGCATGGGAGGTCGGACGATTTCGGATTTGCCGACGGCGCATTGGGCGGGTGCGAGCAGCGGCGCGATGCAGCTCGGGCCGGTGACGACGGCAGGCGCGCGTGGTTCGACGACGGTGGTGGCAAAGCGCGCGCACACGGGGATTTTGGTGGCGTCGGTGGTGGCGTTCGCGGCGCTTGGAGGTGTGGCGGCGTTTCTGCTCTTCGGTGGGGCTGCGACGCCGAAGGAGCCGGACAAACCTGCCGTTGCGGCGCAATCGGCCGCGGTTGTGGTGCCGACGCGGGTGGTGCGCGTGGGCATCGAGCCTGCGGGGGCGGAGGTTTCCGTGGACGGGCGTGCGGCGGCATTGCAGGACGGGGCGATCACGATCGAGGGGACGCTGGGAAGCTCGCACGTGGTGCGCGTATCGGCGGATGGTCGGACGGAGACGAAAGAGGTGATCATCGCGGAGCAGGGGGCGTCGCCGGATCGCGTGGTGGTGGGGCCCGCGACGACGGCGGCAAGCGCGACGGCGCCGGTGGGACCGGTCAAGAAAGGGACGCTTGCGCCGCGCACGACGGCAACGAGCAAGCCGCAACCGCCGCCACCGGGCGAGATTTACTTGGGGCGATGA
- a CDS encoding DUF2380 domain-containing protein, whose amino-acid sequence MLATNASAAPAPIEVCWRPDKLAADDDTFVIVKDAKGWREVGAWRGTRTDHHIVYKHNPNLGLDSLNRFPEDIRKIAWTCKPAPPLQPPPPPPPKPPPPKKTTPKPQVAPRKANGPKPLPQPIARPVQRPAAKPEQPRKAPSVLPGGERLLPKDEQARVLPDAKDASPLPRPSLSHFAVNCADAKAPCKRDAESATFAISDELHAQLARVVEQTCKAAADQKTNTSFIGQQAGVRPLRIVPPTGIAIEQFKRMVADALRSGKPVPAPTTPDPGPRAVDHPAAQFVGGAGAGVPLSFLPLGSLVADVGMESGVLPRGTPWARLGKSVGEGVGGIAQIGIGCAGIAGGGGLTATGGGAPAGVVIVVGSAGLVANGFLSCVVSVQHGADALSDILSRADDSQPATAAASTPPPSPAPATRPPQAPPAKAPPAPVAKPVQAPPPPAKTTTTTRPRGASEPTTTTTTSPSGTRTTTRPKGKAPASGPGAIKTHDHHTVPTEILKTLPEHVRKAVQGKPGAPNRWAIPEDVHKRIHKGARGGEWNEQFKERLEIIKRTRTPTAEDVLRIRDELVKMFGLEQYRP is encoded by the coding sequence GTGCTGGCCACGAACGCCTCAGCCGCACCGGCGCCCATCGAAGTGTGCTGGCGGCCTGACAAACTGGCAGCGGATGACGACACGTTCGTCATCGTCAAGGATGCAAAGGGGTGGAGGGAGGTCGGCGCATGGAGGGGGACGAGGACCGATCATCATATCGTCTACAAGCACAACCCAAACCTTGGCCTTGATAGCCTCAACAGGTTTCCGGAGGATATCCGCAAGATTGCGTGGACCTGCAAGCCGGCACCGCCGCTTCAGCCGCCGCCGCCACCCCCGCCAAAGCCGCCTCCGCCAAAGAAGACCACGCCAAAGCCGCAAGTAGCTCCGCGCAAGGCGAATGGTCCGAAACCGTTGCCACAGCCGATAGCGCGGCCAGTGCAGAGGCCTGCTGCAAAGCCGGAGCAGCCACGGAAAGCGCCGTCGGTGTTGCCTGGTGGCGAGCGGTTGCTGCCGAAGGACGAGCAGGCACGCGTGCTCCCGGATGCAAAGGACGCGTCGCCATTGCCGCGGCCGTCACTATCGCATTTCGCGGTGAATTGCGCGGATGCAAAAGCGCCGTGCAAGCGTGACGCGGAATCGGCGACGTTCGCCATTTCCGACGAGCTTCACGCACAGCTAGCGCGTGTCGTCGAGCAAACCTGCAAGGCTGCGGCCGACCAAAAAACAAATACGTCATTCATCGGCCAACAGGCGGGTGTTCGGCCCCTACGCATCGTGCCGCCCACGGGCATTGCCATCGAGCAATTCAAGCGCATGGTTGCCGACGCGCTGCGCTCGGGAAAGCCGGTGCCAGCTCCCACGACCCCGGATCCTGGCCCTCGTGCCGTGGATCATCCCGCTGCGCAATTCGTTGGAGGCGCTGGCGCTGGCGTGCCGCTCAGCTTCCTGCCTTTGGGCAGCCTTGTCGCGGATGTCGGCATGGAATCGGGCGTTTTGCCTCGAGGGACGCCATGGGCGCGCTTGGGCAAATCCGTTGGTGAAGGCGTTGGGGGCATTGCTCAAATCGGCATTGGATGCGCCGGTATCGCTGGCGGCGGCGGACTCACGGCGACCGGCGGAGGTGCACCTGCGGGCGTCGTGATCGTCGTGGGCTCCGCGGGCCTCGTGGCGAACGGATTCCTCTCGTGCGTCGTGAGCGTGCAGCACGGGGCCGACGCGCTGTCGGACATCCTATCGCGCGCGGATGATTCGCAGCCGGCGACGGCCGCGGCATCGACGCCGCCACCTTCGCCAGCGCCCGCCACGCGTCCGCCACAAGCGCCGCCAGCCAAGGCACCGCCGGCACCCGTGGCGAAACCGGTGCAAGCGCCACCGCCGCCGGCCAAGACGACGACCACGACGCGCCCGAGGGGAGCGTCCGAGCCAACGACGACGACCACGACGAGCCCATCAGGCACGAGGACGACGACGCGGCCAAAGGGAAAAGCACCGGCGAGCGGGCCAGGGGCGATCAAGACCCACGATCATCACACGGTGCCGACGGAAATCCTGAAGACACTGCCTGAACATGTGCGAAAGGCCGTTCAAGGTAAGCCCGGTGCGCCGAACCGTTGGGCGATACCAGAGGATGTTCACAAGCGCATTCACAAAGGAGCGCGCGGCGGCGAATGGAATGAACAATTCAAAGAGCGCTTAGAGATCATCAAGCGTACGCGGACGCCGACTGCCGAGGACGTGCTACGTATCCGAGACGAACTCGTCAAAATGTTTGGCCTGGAGCAATACCGACCATGA